Proteins encoded in a region of the Bacillus sp. T3 genome:
- a CDS encoding terminase gpP N-terminus-related DNA-binding protein: MSILIHLRAISNDFLGDRVPLTLIAMRRAMAYELYQKKYSIQMIARELGIEENSASNYLKNITEALYLQKLL, translated from the coding sequence ATGTCAATCCTCATTCATTTACGAGCTATTTCGAATGATTTTCTGGGTGACAGAGTCCCGCTAACCCTTATTGCAATGAGGCGTGCAATGGCATATGAGCTATACCAAAAAAAATACTCGATTCAAATGATTGCCCGTGAGCTTGGAATTGAGGAGAATTCAGCGTCTAATTATTTAAAAAATATAACCGAAGCATTATATCTTCAAAAATTATTATAA
- a CDS encoding DMT family transporter, which produces MAKELAKEIHPITLTGWQLTIGASLLLLIGVPQLDDHSLTFTPFGWGLLLYAALISSVAFALWFSILKYNKAGEMSIYNFLTPIFGAFLSALFIPGERMTIFMFVAMLLVAAGIIVINYRGKENKIEMLTKYKNIS; this is translated from the coding sequence ATGGCTAAGGAATTAGCAAAAGAAATTCACCCGATAACACTAACCGGCTGGCAGTTAACGATTGGCGCTTCGTTGCTGTTGTTGATTGGAGTTCCACAGTTAGACGATCATTCGCTCACGTTTACACCATTTGGCTGGGGATTACTACTATATGCTGCTTTGATTTCATCGGTTGCCTTTGCCTTGTGGTTTTCGATATTGAAGTACAATAAGGCTGGGGAAATGAGCATCTATAATTTCTTAACACCAATTTTTGGAGCTTTTTTATCAGCGTTGTTTATTCCAGGGGAAAGAATGACGATTTTTATGTTTGTTGCGATGCTGTTAGTAGCAGCAGGAATCATCGTAATTAATTACCGTGGGAAAGAAAACAAGATTGAAATGCTTACCAAGTATAAGAACATAAGTTGA
- a CDS encoding DMT family transporter: MKSIFQQKWVVIGLAIFCSLLWGSAFPVLKIGYVELQMAKDDTIAQIVFAGMRFFLAGVLILAFLFITNRKQLFVKRSSIVILVLFGVIQTALQYFFFYNGLAKVSGMQGSILTSSGTFLAVFLAHFFYQDDKLNWKKAIGILTGIAGIIVANWGKDLQFTFHWTGKVI, translated from the coding sequence TTGAAAAGTATTTTTCAACAAAAATGGGTGGTCATTGGACTAGCTATTTTCTGTTCGTTGCTGTGGGGCAGTGCATTTCCAGTTTTAAAAATTGGCTATGTCGAGCTGCAAATGGCAAAGGATGATACGATTGCCCAAATTGTATTTGCCGGGATGCGTTTTTTTCTTGCAGGAGTCCTAATATTAGCATTTTTATTTATAACAAACCGGAAGCAGCTGTTTGTGAAGCGCTCCTCGATTGTTATATTGGTATTATTTGGTGTTATACAAACTGCACTGCAATATTTTTTCTTTTATAATGGCTTAGCAAAGGTTTCTGGGATGCAGGGATCGATTCTGACTTCTAGTGGGACGTTTTTGGCTGTTTTTTTAGCCCACTTTTTCTATCAGGATGACAAATTAAATTGGAAAAAAGCGATTGGAATCTTAACAGGAATTGCAGGAATTATTGTTGCCAATTGGGGTAAAGACCTTCAGTTTACATTTCATTGGACCGGGAAGGTTATATAA
- a CDS encoding cobalamin-binding protein encodes MRVISLCPSNTEIMEFLGLTQWLVGVDDYSDWPESIVNLPKLGPDLSIDIDLVEKLEPDLVLASLSVPGMEKNVEALEEREIPHIILNPNGLLDIEQDLITTANALGRPELGLVAANAFRGRLEAIKQKYSTVQYRPKLYWEWWPKPIFTPGKLNWLTELSEAAGAINVFENVDAASVQRDWEEVVARKPDYICLAWVGVRKEKVQKSVVLKRPGYENLQLENEDKILILEEELFCRPSPRLLEGLEKLISLIHPDNE; translated from the coding sequence ATGAGAGTTATATCCTTATGCCCGAGTAATACAGAAATCATGGAGTTTCTAGGGTTAACACAATGGTTAGTTGGCGTTGATGATTATTCTGACTGGCCAGAGTCAATTGTTAACCTGCCTAAATTAGGTCCTGATTTATCAATTGATATCGATCTTGTTGAAAAATTAGAGCCTGATCTTGTGCTAGCTTCATTAAGTGTCCCAGGTATGGAGAAAAATGTTGAAGCTTTAGAGGAGCGTGAAATTCCACATATCATTCTTAATCCAAATGGATTATTGGATATTGAACAGGATTTAATCACCACGGCAAATGCTTTAGGTAGACCCGAGCTTGGTTTAGTAGCAGCGAATGCTTTTCGTGGTCGACTTGAAGCAATAAAACAAAAATATTCAACTGTACAGTACCGCCCTAAATTATATTGGGAATGGTGGCCAAAGCCGATTTTTACCCCAGGGAAACTTAACTGGTTAACTGAGCTCTCGGAGGCTGCAGGGGCGATTAATGTTTTTGAAAACGTGGATGCAGCAAGTGTTCAACGCGATTGGGAGGAGGTAGTAGCTCGTAAGCCTGATTACATTTGCCTCGCTTGGGTAGGGGTTCGCAAAGAAAAGGTTCAAAAAAGTGTTGTATTGAAACGTCCGGGATATGAGAATCTACAACTTGAAAATGAGGATAAAATTCTTATTTTAGAAGAAGAATTGTTTTGTCGTCCTTCGCCAAGATTACTCGAAGGTCTAGAAAAGTTAATTTCACTAATCCATCCTGACAATGAATAA